In Gambusia affinis linkage group LG20, SWU_Gaff_1.0, whole genome shotgun sequence, the genomic window GTAGAACGGAAGGACACCCGTTCATCGCAGAGCAGCGGCAAATTTTAGCATGCAGTCACATGACGACTCCAGCAGCTGACTCTCAACGTTGCCCGGCAATGTGAACATTTCCAGTTCATCCTGTCATCATTTGACAGGATGGTTTCTCAGGAGAATAGTAGCTAATATTCTATGCCAAAGTTTCACCATACGCAGTGAGCATGTGCAAACAAACTTTGCAAGTTTTCCATAGTTAGAAGCGATTGGCATCAACACTAATACATGTCTTTATTGTCACTTACAGCAAGAAGTGTGAATAGAGGAAATGcaatagattatttttcttgcctttttttttttttttttgaccaccAGTTGAGACCCGTTTATATAAACTAAAATTTTTACACTTTCATTATGATATTTTGAAGCAAGGCAGAAAATCCTTCTGCAGTTGTCGGGTGTAATGTGGAGGCTACCAGACTGTTAATTTGGCTGGAAAACAGCCATATTAACTGTTAGCTAGCTTGTTAGATAACGTAGCTGTGTTAGCTAACAGAGCTAATAGATCCCCACCAACTTTGAGTCATTGGTACGGCAGCGTGTCAGgtaagacaaaaagaaacagcgACACAATGATGTGTAAACATTATGACAATACTGCGACTGgccttattattttttcttgacgCCAAAGTTGGAATCTGCTTTGGAGCTTCCTATTAGCGCTAAGCTAAGTAGTTATTTTACCACTTTTAAGGTATCTAGTTGAACATCTAAAGTACAGAGTGGtcaaacctggactggattaaTCTACACAAAACAGTTTCTATAAAATATAGTTTGCAACCTGTGAAACCTTTGCtagatttgtaaaaacaaacaaatcggTACAGAATAATTGAGTTCAGGTTTAATCAGTCTTAAGTACTACAGATGATCAATTGCAGTCTGGATTGTGTGTATTGAAATCACATTCTTTGCCTGAATGCTGATAGGAGGCAACATGTTACATTGTTAATTGAAAAATGATGCCTTTGTTTTTAGGCCGAGTACAGAAAATACTGCAAGATAGGCAATATAAATGAAATTTCATTTcttatgtgtctgtgtgttgtcAACTCAACAACCTGTGTCCAAAGTCACCTGTCAAATACAAagctaaaaagagaaaactagatcaaactaaatattcactCCCTTCTGATTGACAGAAAAGTCTCTAAGTAAGGTTTGTGGAAAATTTTCCCCTTCAAATCAGAGGATCATTACAATAAGTCAAATTTAATTCTTCAGAAAAAGTACTGTGAAGAGCAACTAGATAACAACTTGCAAGCCTTCACTTTAAGAAACATCTTGGAGTCTAAATATCACAATATCTCATAGCATGAACTCTCATTACACCcgtattttttcacttttaatttcttCCAGTCACTTTACAGTCTATAATCCAAGTTAAGCTCACTAATAGACATGGTAAACTATTACACTGAACAATGTGAGTCAAAAGTTGTTACTTTGGTGTGGCCTTTAGAGTATATTTTAGATGTACAGTGGATGTGGTTCATCTGAGTTGTTCTTTATGTCAGTCACTAATCTGAATGGAAAAGAGGTTGTAAGGTTGGTGTAAAATGACGGAAACCAGACACATGGAAAACAGCGAGCACTCCAGAAGTGTCTCTTGTATTTATATTCTCTCCAGCTGCGGAAGTCCAGTGCTGAGATGTCACCTAGCCACAACATTTTTCCTATGTGGGCGTACAGCATGGAAAAGAAAGGAGTGGTCAGTGACGGGGTCACTGAGGTAAAAAGAATCACTACCTCtagggaaacaaaaacaaaagaaaaaagaacacgACATATTTGAgggtttgctttttctgtgggAATGATGTGACCTGATAGTTTATGACAGTGGAGTTGAAGAGGTGGACTATAGAAGGCCAAAAGTGCCACAATTCAGTAGAcatatttccatttgcataattattTAGACATCTGAcaatagttttttaaataaataccgTAGATATTGTACcacttattaaataaatcaatcaaacaagAACTAgaacttaaattaaaatgtattatgatCACTGTGACCTATCAGTTTGTCTTCAACATGTGACTTGTTAGCCTGCCTAGCAACTCAACTTCTGACCAATCATGTTGATCAGAGCTGTGTTGGCCCAACTGACTGACAGAACTAAATATGTTGTGTACAGCAGCACATCTTGacacattttgagatttataAAAAGGAAACATAGAGacgaaaaaggagaaaaacttcTAAACTAGAAAACTCCTAGAAAAAggtataaaatgcattttttgtgtCTACATTTCTTTGTAGAAGTCTACAaagaaatctacaaaaaaatgcatttttatttttataacaaaaatataaaaattgtgTGTGCACCACCAAATATTATACATTATTATGTTCCCTTGAAGCATTTCAGTAaagatttaatgtttcattaataTATTGAATTTCGGCAGGCTTGGCCCTCCATACGGACCGATTTTGTGCCTCTCACGTCATCGCTGCTGCTTTTCGCTTCGTCAGCAAAACTCAAGCAATGACCAGCGTCATTGCTTGAGTCTGCAGATGCTTACCAACCAACACAAAGCTTTAAACATGGGGCTTAAGACGTAACTTTCCAACAGTCACcagtgttattttatgtttggatGTAAGATGAAAGCTTTCAATGCTCTGAAATTAACCTTTTTTTGGGAAACTTGTGCTGCTTTGTTGCTGACTTCCTCAAGAATTTTGTCCTAGTTTTCTCCTCATGCTTACGTTTGTCACTTTATTTTCCCCCAAATGAAGGCATAGAAATCCAAACCAAAGAGGGAAAAACTCACTGCGGCTGTGAGCGTTTGACAGTTTTGTGGCAGCATTCTGCTTCTCTCTTAGCATCGGTGCCTTTCGAATGACCAGCCGAATCGGTTCCACTTACTTATCGAGCACAAAGTACAGGTCAAAGGCGCCGTGACAGGagctctcctcttcttcctcctctgcctcctccagcagctccggCTCCGCTCTTGCTGATGGAGAAGAGAGCAGAAATAatccgaccagaaccagaaccggacgCATGTTCAGCACAGTTCTCCAAACTTTTACTCCTTAGTCTGGGAACAcaaaaaagtaatgttttttctctccGCAAGCGTTCTTACGGAAGATTCAGCtagtggaaaagaaaagtctttcAGCTTAACGCTCAGTGCATAACCATGACCAGTCCAGTGACCGTCTCAGATGGAGAGATGCTTTTTCTCAGATGCAGAAGAATTGCATTTCTTCTGCATCTTCCCCGCACCTCTGAGAAAACCATCCAACgttttttaaaagcagtgttCTGTTGGAAAAAGTCTCAGTTTAGAGGTGAAAAATGCTGAATGGGATCTGGGCTCTGCAGAGCGGTGGTGTTTGGCGCTGGAAGAAGTGGGAGCCTATGGGACAGACTCCACTGAAGTGGCCCAGGTTTCATGTTTCATCCTGAGGAGGAGAGACAgacgggggggaaaaaaatgggtTAAGATCCGATTTTGCACCTCCCTCATGGCTGACAGGAGACTTTTACCAGGGAATGGGATGGGTCGAACCAAACAATGCTCCAGAGTGATTATTACAATCCTTTATCAGCACAGGACCTTCATCAACAGCTTTCTTTACACTAATTTATGCTTAGCTGTTTATATAGCCTTTGATTTTCTTACTTCACtgcgaaaacacaaaaacctagAAAGTATTTGTGGACTAGTTTTTGgtgtaaatatcttagcacacctGAACTAAGAcaaggtaacttttcagcaagatataggagcttgttgtTGGCTAAAAGAATTGTAAGGTTGTCAGAAAATAATTGCATGTAcataaatgaatgtttaattttgtcctGGTAGAAAGTGAAGCCTTGTCCCATTGGTGGGCACCGCCTCTAAATAAAACGTTGGATCTCCCAACCCCAAAGCACTTAGACAATTGTACTACACCAACACAGTGTTTAGAGGAAGCTAATGTTAAagtgctatatatatatatatatatatgctctCCAACCAGGtgataaaaaaatctgagtctCAACCTTGACAGCAGCTTAAAACTCCATAAACAGTTTGATTCTGTTGCTTAAACAAGCTTCTTTCAGCTCCCCCTGCTTTCTAAACTACAGACACTCCTGGTAGTGATCTGGAGAAGGCCTGAAATGCCTTGTTAGCTCTTGGCTTGGttactgtaatgttttataaGTCACCATCAATCAgtcagtcatttatttatttatttttttcaataatttttaccttcttttatcatggttttatttttaactagcgttttgttttattatgtccTGCAattgtttagtttgtaaaaaacTTTGCTCAACATAAGACATTGCTAGAAGGTGATGCATAAATAAagtgtattatttttaattatcatCTCCAATAAACCTAGCATGCATGTTTTGGACTGCAGCTGAGAACTGGTGTATTGggagaaattatattttgttattgcctgatttattttctgtccacagtaaatttttatctttttctcctAAGAAATATTTGCTTGTAACAGACCTTTAATCTGCTCCTGTTTAAGtcttcacacacacaatctCATGAAGTCGACTTCAAATCCAACATCATCGCCATCACAGTCGTCAGCACTTTGTCCCCtacttgaataatttattgtttactcTTAAACCCAAGCTTAACATTGCTTAAACTTATATAACTTTCACTTTAAgacaaatataacatttttactgtaaagcacctccaattatttttatgcagtAGTGGTAATGTACTAATAAATTTGCATTGTCTTTGTGTTTAGTGCCAAGGGGTGCAAGAGTCTAAGAAGTGTTTTGAACTAAATTGGCTCCAAGTTgcatttcaaacatgttttttgaaaGGAAccttttgtttcctcttcacattaaattaaaatgaggcaCACACTTATGAACCACTTTTATTGGGTCTCACCCCTGGAATTAATGCAACCCAAGTAGGTCCACATGATTGAACTTTAGGACAAACATCATTCTACATCCACAGTTACGACTTCGCATGTGGAgacattagatatttaaagtgtttatttttcaaacatggcATACCAAGAGCAAGGCATAACAAAGGAAAAGCAAATGTTGAAGACATATTACATCCACTTACTCACTCACACATGCAGTAAGAATCACGTTTACACAAGAATTACAATAGTTTTTCCACTTCCATTCATTTTGCGGAAGTAGCCGTCATTACCCTACGTACAACCGAACCTCTgcattgcaaaaaacaacaaggtTTAAGTATTTTGAAAATTAGGAACAGCATACTCTGACCTACGTTGTTCTCACAAACAAGCCCAGAATTCATAGCCAAGGGGAAACAGAGATCTCTGCAGCACGCTGTTTACTGCTGGCCTCCAATGTGCTTGTTGAAGATGCCCTTGGCCACCTCAAGGGCAGCATCAGCCGCCGCAGGGATGTGGGGTGTGACACCCACTCCCTCCCAGGCTGGTCCGGCTGAAGTCTCGGAGTGGACCGTGGGGATGCTGAGGAAGATGTTGCTCTCACCAACAGGGAAGACCTTTGGTGGGTGGGAATCCCCGGCAGTGGTCTCTCCAATAATCATGGCGCGGCCTAGCTTCTTCATGATGTAAACAAACTCCTCCGCGGCACCCGCCGTAGCCTTGCTGGTCAAGATGATGAGGCTTTTCTTGGAGCCATACCTTACACCTGAAAGAGAGGTTGAAATCAAGTTGGATAACTCTTAGTCGACTTCCTTCACTGTAACAAAGGTGTTTTTTACAATAATGCTCATTGTCTTTTTATTACCAGTAAGTTCATCCAGAGTTCGCAGCTCAGTTATGGTTCCAGATGGTCTGTCATAGAGTTTGTCCAGAACTATCTCCTTATCCCCATCGAAGAAGTAAGAGCAGAAACCCGCTATGGCTGTTGTCGGTCCACCAAGGTTGTTCCtgcaaacaaagaataaaacaggGAATGAAAATTTTTGTTTCCAAACCTTTATATTTTTACGCATTTGAGAAAGGCAGGGTCCCACAGAAACTTAGAGATTAAGCTAAGTTCAATTGTCTTTGTTGAGATGCCAAGGATTTATAAGCAAAGATGGCAGTATACATCTTTAGCTACAATTTACACATAAGCTAAAAGCATGGCAGAAAAGAAAACCCACCTGAGGTCAATGATCATAGCATTTGTGTTCACAACTTTGTTCCAGATGTGCTCCACAATAATCTGGGCAATCGGCTTGACTTCTTCAAAGTCTCCAAACATGTCAAATCGGAGATAGCCAATGTTGTTTTCGAACACATCAGTGTGGAAGGAGATTTTGATCAACTCAATGTACATCTCTGGAGAATATTCCTGCAAAACAAGCACAGACAGAATTTGCATCACAAAAgacatctgaaatatttttgtacttacTTTGTGATGCTTTCAGATTGAAGCATCTGGAAGCATTTGTACAACTTAATGTACTTCATATTTAAAGAAAGTTCTCTTTCAGCCTTCAGTTGGAGATTACACAGAAGTTTTTAAACTTATGCTGTCTACCTTAAAAGAACCTTTGACAACATATCAGTCAAACagtgaaagataaaataaatttaccatTGGTGGTAGGGCTGTGGTGTTGGTGGTGGTCTTCAGACTCTTGTCACCGGAAAGGGTCTTGAGGTCAGCTGACAGCTTTGTCTCCAGACCTTCTTTACAAACAAAGCTGCTGAATTCTCCATTTGCCAGAAGCTCTCTCAGCTTCTCTGCAACATCTGCTCCAACACTCTCAAAGGCGTAATTGTTGGCAATCAAGCTGGCTGATTCCTCAATGATGCCTGGAACTTGAGCTCGGAGGTTGATAATCCTGATTGCAGTAGCAAGGGCATCTTCTGCACTGACTTCCACATCTGGGGTCACACCTGTCAGCTCCCAGGTTGAGCCTGTAATGGGGTTGATGGACTTTGCGGTAGGCACCGTAACGTAGAAGTCGGTGTCGCCCACTTTTAGTTTATCAACTTTCACTGAGCCCCCAGCGGTCTTCTCACCGACAATGGTGGCTCTCTTCAGGCTCTGGAGGCAATAGGCAACATCTTCAGAGATgccctttgtgtttttgctagTGAGTACAATCAGAGGCTTGGCCACACTGTATCTCTCTCCCAACAGTGTGGACATAGACATCAGCTTAGTGGTGGTGTTCGAGGGTCGGTCATATATGCTGTCAATGTGAATCACAGGCTCGGCTTCGGTAAGGTAAGAGACTATGTAAGGGATGCCAGAGATGTCCCCACTACCAGTGTAGCGTAGGTCAAAGATCAGAGCTGAGGTGGGCAAGATTTTATTCCAGACAAGGTCTACAAGCAAAGGACCAACCTTCTCAGCAACCTCCTCCCCAAGGATGTGATCAATTCTCAGGTAGCCAATGTTACCTTCCAGGATGTCTAGCTTGATGGATGTCTGGAGAATAGTAACAAGCTGCTCAGGGGGCAGTGGAGGCATCTCCGGGTGAACCACAGGAATATAGTTTGGCTCATAGGAGACCGTCAGCCGTGGATCGCTCACTGTGGTTTGGACTCCATTGCTTAGGACGTCGGCCAGTAATTTGCCGTCTGGGATGTCGAGTACTTCAGTGTTGCTTGTGGCTGCTGCAATGTCCTCCTTCATCCCCACCAGCTTCTCTGGTGAGCAGTAGTTGTTCATGACGATTTTTGCCAAATCTTCAATAAGGCTGGGTGGAAATGAGGcatgcagaaaagaaacattcCCCAAAAGCAGCAAAGATGCCACCAGAAAAAGAgtctttgccattttttttgtctgagaaaAAGTGAGCGTATAGGAATTGGAAGCTTGAAACTGAACCTCCGTCTCAAGTTTGGTCCTTTGACAAGTGGCACCGGTTTGGCTGCAAGGTTTCTGATTACACCTTTATAAGAGGATTTACTCCGCAATAAACTTCTAATCGCATTATCCTGATTGTTTGCGGAAGAGAATAACAAGCAAGCTATGTATGTGTAGTAACAAGGTGTTGGCAGAGATCTTGGTCTTTGCACAATGTAGTCTGGACAGTTATTTAAAGCTGAATGTGCCAGGTAATCACCGTTTTATAACAGAAACATCTAGAAGGTTTCTAAGTGTgccataaacatttatttttccttggTAAGTCATTTGATTGCCAAAATGCAATTTGAAATCATCTGTAATTTTCACCTATTAATGCgttaaatgagttttattgcttaatttgaaagcagaagaaattttaaaaaataactaaacttCAGGCAATGCAAAAACAATGCCTGTAAGAAACAGGCAGCTAATCTATGCCATacatttaaataactaaaacaattatttcagaaacatgacaattactgtttgattcattttacacatttatttgcaGTAAAGTAGTTGAGTTGAGGTGTACAGGAACCACAGGTTTGCTTGGTAAGAGCTCCCTCTTCTGGGCATTAGAGCACAAAAGAACTCTCCCTGaacagaagtaaaaacattaacttaacCAAGTTAACTCAGGAAATTTCATTTAGCCAGTGAAACATAGGAGGGTCAATCACAGGCACTAATAACTAGAGTAATTCACATAACAAAAGGTAAATAcatgagcaaaagaaaaagggaaagcCTCccaaaaaccagaagaaaatgtcactttaaCTAAATTATCACCAAGCACtaattatcattatttagtGAAAAATCTGGCTAAATCATTAGCAGTTTtacatgtcaaataaaatcaaactaattcatttatatatatatatatatatatatatatatatatatatatatatatatatataatagatGATATTTCCCTTTGTGAACCAATGCTTTTTAATGTACCTGATGATGaaaccacattttttaaattaatttactttggAACATTTCAGTTTGACCAAACGTTGACACAAAGTGATGATTGCCACTGAAAACATAACGAGCATAtatgaactgaaaaacaaaccaataacTCACATAACCAGACTCTTAATGTGAATGGGCAAATTTCACATACAAAGATAAAAATTCTTCTAGTTTCACCACAATCTAAATcataaaaaatcttttcaggAGGACTCAAAACAGAGATGCCATAAACCTCACAATAAGTACCAATGGTTTTAAGCCAACTACCTCTTCTTATGTGCTTTATATTGCTGGAATTCatgctcttcttttctttttgtgttcatttattttacatacaaGTCTTAAAGTATGTAATGTCATATGATAGGACATAATTGTCAATTTACAGTGTTACTTATTTACAGTCTTACTTATGCTTTGTAACTGAATATTACAATAAAGTTATATAAACAATAGACTCACAAAGGGTACAACATGACAAGATCAAATCAAAGAACAAACAGTTTCCAATACTTCACATTTATGATGCTGCCATAAACaaatgctttgaaaacattcaCAGTAATTCTTGATATGAGGGTCAATATAGTGGTACTGTTAAGCATAATCCTTTGtcaattattttagcaataatCTACAGGAAAtgctttcaaaattaaaacttctGTCTATATGTAATAAACGTCTTCTAAAAGTGGATCCCTTTTTCATTGTTCTTGCTCTTTCTTCTTGAGCTTTGCTGCTATTACTGTTTGTGCTACTGAAAGTGCTTTAGTAACCTGAGTGGAAACATGTGGCTCCACTCCCAAAAAGCTCCACACTTTCCCAGTTGTGGGacttaaaataatctgtttgggAATGGAGGCATACAGTATACTGTCCCTAATCTGATACGTCCCACTGGACAAAGACCCTCCGGTTGTTGGCTCTCCAATAACCGTAGCTCGATTAAGGTCACTCATGGTGCGAGCAAATAATTCAGCTGGTGAGCCTGTCATATGACTTGTCAGGATGAAAAGGTCCTTTGAGGATCCATATCTTTGACCcctaatgtgagaaaatgtcaTGACTTTAGTCAAGGAGTTGGTTGCACGGTCATAAATGGTGTAGAGATGTTGTGGTGGTTCAGCATCAAAGAAATACGTGCAGAAGAGCGGAACCGCTGTGGAGTAACCACCAGTGTTGTATCTCATATCAATTATGAGGGCTTCAGTGTTCACTATCTTCTTCCACACTGAATTTAGGGGCTGTGGTCCAACTCCTTTTACCACTTCTATGTCCAGCATCATGTCAAAGCGCAGATAACCAATGTTACCTGGCAAAACCtcagttttaaacaaagattCAGCTATGTATCCAAACTCTTCTGGTGAAGGCATCTTCGGGATGTCATGAGGAGACTCAGGTTCAACATCGCAGTGGAAGACGTGAATGCGGTGATCACCTGAGCTTTCCTGGAGATCCATTGTCAGTTGCGACGCCAAAGATTCAAAGTCAACTACTGGTCGATACAACCCCTCCCTCCATTTAGTTAACAGCACCTGGCTTACGTTAATTGCTACTTCTTCAATTGCATAGTGTTGCTCCAACAGTTCCCCAACTCCTGCAATAAGGGTCCTGAGTACCTTGTGAAACTCCATAACTTCATAAACACGGTCCAAAGCTTCCTCTGCCAGTACAATGGCATCAGGGACAACACCACCTCCCAGCCAGTATTCCCCATTGTTGTctataaagtttataaaaggGACGGTTATGGCAATGTCTGTCCCTTCTATCTCAAATGTCTTTGAGTGCATGAGGTTGCCAGATGTAATTTCCCCAACGACTGTGCCACAGCTTAAGGACTGTATCAGGTAAGCAAGCTCTTCCCCCGTGCCTGCAGTGTGGTAACTTGTTAGCACATAAACTCCAAGTTTGGAGTTGTAAACTGGCCCTGTAGTTTTTGAAAGAGatttgtgttctgttgttgtgttCTTAATTCGGTCATTTATTGTGAAGAAGTACTGTTTCTGGGAGCAGTTGCACAGGTAAGACAGTATAAGTGTCAAAGAATTAGAGGATCCACGTGTGTTATATCGTAGATCAATGATCAAGTTATCAGTGTCCTTGAGGGGTTCCCATATCTTTTGAGCCATGAGCTTCTCCAGTTCAGGTACAGCAGAAGTCTCTGCTAACTCATCAAAACGAAGATACCCAGTATTACCTGGAAGAACTTCTACTTTAAACACTCTGTTAACGTATCCCTTTAATAAATCCGTGTTATCTGGTATTGTATAAAGCTCATAGTCTTGTTCTATACTAGTATCATCATCTTGCATGTATTTGATAATTAATCGAGGATCTTCAGACACAGTCTGAAGGTTCTGGTTGAGTCTAACAGCTAAGTCCTTCTCTGATCCAACAGATAATAAGTCTGTTGACTGCAAATGTTGCAGAAGTGTTGAAACTCTGTCACTGAAAGCATATGTATCTCTCATTATGTCCGAGATAATTTGCACAACCTTTGGAATGGCATACCTCAGAGTCAGAAGGGATTTGGCCTTTGAGACAGCTTCCTTTGCCATTACATTGATTGTTGGCGAAACACCACTCACTTCCCAGCTCTGGCCTGTTATTGGATTAATGGATCTTGCCACTGGAACTGTTATGTAGAAGTCTGACTGAGCAATTCTGATCTTTTGGACTTTTACTGACCCACCAGCTGATCGTTCTCCCACTATAATGGCTCGCTTAAGTTTCTTTAGCGTGTATGCCACAGCCTCAGCAGCCCCCATTGTGCGCCTGCTTGTCAAAATGATTATGTCCTTCTTCTTACCATATCGTTTCCCTGGTATTGATGACATGGTCCACAACTCTTTGGTTGTATTTGAGGGCCTGTCATATATTGTGTCAATATGAATGGGGGGCTCTGGATCTGAAAAATATGAGATTATCACTGGAACCCCAGAAAGTTCTCCACCTGTGTTGTACCTCAGATCAAAGATTAGCGAGGATGTCTGAGCCACCTTGTTCCAGACGTTGTCCCACAGTTGAGAGCCAGCCTTTGCTACTGTCTCTTCATCAATGATCTGATCTATGCGTAAATAGCCTGTGTTGTTTTCCAAAATATCCACCTTAAAAGAGTTTCTCACCAGCCGCCTCAGTTGATCTTTTGAGAGCGACTGCAGTACTGGCGGCAGAACAGGAACAGGATTAGCCTCATATGACACCATCAGTCGTGGATCACTCAGGGCTCCTTGAACTCCGGCTGTGAGCAAACTTGCGAGTGTATTCTTGTCTGAAAGCTGCAGGATTTCTCCACTGGTGATAACTTGTTGGATGGCTTCCTGC contains:
- the rbp3 gene encoding retinol-binding protein 3, whose product is MAKTLFLVASLLLLGNVSFLHASFPPSLIEDLAKIVMNNYCSPEKLVGMKEDIAAATSNTEVLDIPDGKLLADVLSNGVQTTVSDPRLTVSYEPNYIPVVHPEMPPLPPEQLVTILQTSIKLDILEGNIGYLRIDHILGEEVAEKVGPLLVDLVWNKILPTSALIFDLRYTGSGDISGIPYIVSYLTEAEPVIHIDSIYDRPSNTTTKLMSMSTLLGERYSVAKPLIVLTSKNTKGISEDVAYCLQSLKRATIVGEKTAGGSVKVDKLKVGDTDFYVTVPTAKSINPITGSTWELTGVTPDVEVSAEDALATAIRIINLRAQVPGIIEESASLIANNYAFESVGADVAEKLRELLANGEFSSFVCKEGLETKLSADLKTLSGDKSLKTTTNTTALPPMEYSPEMYIELIKISFHTDVFENNIGYLRFDMFGDFEEVKPIAQIIVEHIWNKVVNTNAMIIDLRNNLGGPTTAIAGFCSYFFDGDKEIVLDKLYDRPSGTITELRTLDELTGVRYGSKKSLIILTSKATAGAAEEFVYIMKKLGRAMIIGETTAGDSHPPKVFPVGESNIFLSIPTVHSETSAGPAWEGVGVTPHIPAAADAALEVAKGIFNKHIGGQQ